In Calonectris borealis chromosome 20, bCalBor7.hap1.2, whole genome shotgun sequence, a genomic segment contains:
- the SOCS3 gene encoding suppressor of cytokine signaling 3, translated as MVTHSKFPAAGMSRPLDTSLRLKTFSSKSEYQLVVNTVRKLQESGFYWSTVTGGEANLLLSTEPAGTFLIRDSSDQRHFFTLSVKTESGTKNLRIQCEGGSFSLQSDPRSTQPVPRFDCVLKLVHHYMPPAPCAIPEQPGGALHPKRTYYIYSGGEKIPLVLSRPLSSSVSTLQHLCRKTVNGHLDSYEKMTQLPAPIKEFLDQYDAPL; from the coding sequence ATGGTCACCCACAGCAAGTTCCCCGCTGCCGGGATGAGCCGCCCCCTCGACACCAGCCTGCGCCTCAAGACCTTCAGCTCCAAGAGCGAGTACCAGCTGGTGGTGAACACCGTGCGCAAGCTGCAGGAGAGCGGCTTCTACTGGAGCACAGTGACGGGCGGCGAGGCCAACCTGCTGCTGAGCACCGAGCCAGCCGGCACCTTCCTCATCAGGGACAGCTCGGACCAGCGGCACTTCTTCACCCTCAGCGTTAAGACGGAGTCGGGCACCAAGAACCTGCGCATCCAGTGCGAGGGCGGCAGCTTCTCCCTGCAGAGCGACCCTCGCAGCACCCAGCCCGTGCCCCGCTTTGACTGCGTGCTCAAGCTGGTACATCACTACATGCCGCCCGCACCTTGCGCCATCCCCGAGCAGCCAGGGGGGGCCCTGCACCCTAAGCGCACCTACTACATCTACTCGGGCGGCGAGAAGATCCCCCTGGTGCTGAGCCGCCCACTCTCCTCCAGCGTCTCTACCCTGCAGCACCTCTGCCGCAAGACCGTCAATGGGCACCTGGACTCCTACGAGAAGATGACTCAGCTGCCGGCTCCCATCAAGGAGTTCCTGGACCAGTACGATGCCCCCCTCTAA